One Coffea arabica cultivar ET-39 chromosome 5c, Coffea Arabica ET-39 HiFi, whole genome shotgun sequence DNA window includes the following coding sequences:
- the LOC113690634 gene encoding uncharacterized protein isoform X3, with translation MSADDSHDLKLSSLTALCPLDGRYWAKVKELAFFMSEYGLIRFRVLVEVKWLLKLSQVPEIPEVPSFSKDAETYLQGLIDGFSLDDAMEVKKIEKVTNHDVKAVEYFLKQRCQSHPEIGKVLEFFHFACTSEDINNLSHALMLKEALSMVMLPAMDEVISAISDMAMENAHIPMLSRTHGQPASPTTLGKEMAIFAFRLSWEKQDISKVKILGKFAGAVGNYNAHLAAYPDINWPQVAEEFVTSLGIDFNPYVPQIEPHDYMGKLFHSIIQFNNILVDFDRDIWGYISLGYFKQITKAGEIGSSTMPHKVNPIDFENSEGNLGVANAGLSHLSMKLPISRWQRDLTDSTVLRNMGVGLGHSLLAYRSTLMGIGKLQKCISDNTGIIASCGKFTVFSPDESILEGSHVNEASLSEELDHTWEVLAEPIQTVMRRYGVPEPYEKLKEVTRGRAVTQESMREFIKNLDIPGDAKMMLLNLTPQTYVGAAAELAKNIKTAINLVNGARFS, from the exons ATGTCTGCTGATGATTCACATGATTTAAAGCTCTCAAGCTTAACAGCTCTGTGTCCTCTTGATGGACGTTATTGGGCTAAGGTCAAGGAGCTAGCTTTTTTTATGAGTGAATATGGTTTAATTcgctttagggttttagttgaG GTGAAATGGTTGTTAAAACTTTCTCAAGTTCCTGAAATTCCTGAGGTTCCAAGCTTCTCTAAAGATGCTGAGACTTATCTGCAAGGCTTGATTGATGGATTTAGCTTGGATGATGCCATGGAagtcaagaaaattgagaaagtgaCTAACCACGATGTTAAGGCAGTGGAATACTTTTTGAAGCAAAGGTGCCAGTCACACCCAGAGATAGGAAAG GTGCTTGAGTTTTTCCACTTTGCCTGTACGTCTgaagacattaacaatctttctcATGCACTTATGCTGAAAGAAGCTCTTTCTATGGTGATGTTACCTGCTATGGATGAAGTGATTTCAGCCATAAGTGACATGGCTATGGAAAATGCTCACATTCCTATGCTTTCTCGCACCCATGGACAG CCAGCTTCACCTACAACCTTGGGAAAGGAAATGGCAATTTTCGCATTCAGGTTAAGTTGGGAAAAGCaggatatttcaaaagttaaaataCTTGGGAAGTTTGCTGGTGCTGTTGGCAACTATAATGCACATCTTGCGGCGTATCCTGATATCAATTGGCCGCAAGTTGCGGAGGAATTTGTGACATCTCTTGGAATTGATTTCAATCCCTATGTGCCTCAA ATTGAACCTCATGACTACATGGGCAAACTTTTTCATTCTATAATCCAGTTCAACAACATTCTAGTTGATTTTGATAGAGACATCTGGGGATATATCTCTTTAGGTTACTTCAAGCAG ATAACTAAAGCTGGTGAGATTGGGTCTTCTACAATGCCTCACAAGGTTAACccaattgattttgaaaatagcGAAGGAAATCTTGGAGTGGCTAATGCAGGGTTGTCCCATTTAAGCATGAAGTTACCTATTTCACGCTGGCAG AGGGACTTGACTGATTCTACTGTTCTGAGAAACATGGGTGTAGGCTTAGGACATTCTCTGCTAGCCTACAGGAGTACGTTAATGGGCATTGGGAAGCTTCAG AAATGCATTTCTGACAATACTGGAATAATAGCTTCTTGTGGCAAATTCACTGTCTTTTCCCCTGACGAATCCATTCTAGAAGGAAGCCAT GTCAATGAAGCTTCCCTGAGTGAAGAATTGGACCACACGTGGGAGGTGCTTGCAGAACCAATACAAACT GTCATGCGAAGATATGGTGTCCCAGAGCCTTATGAAAAACTAAAGGAGGTAACAAGAGGAAGAGCGGTGACCCAAGAGAGCATGAGAGAATTTATTAAGAACCTGGATATACCAGGAGATGCAAAGATGATGCTCTTGAATTTAACACCCCAAACTTATGTTGGAGCAGCGGCTGAATTGGCCAAAAACATAAAGACAGCCATAAATTTAGTGAATGGAGCTAGGTTCTCCTAA
- the LOC113690634 gene encoding uncharacterized protein isoform X1 — translation MEVEASFRVVSRIHCQVAPYCNPICNYRTLNLHFPYHHRLPHLSNASFYTLKNCCCKAAAKESSTKAVEKGRKMSADDSHDLKLSSLTALCPLDGRYWAKVKELAFFMSEYGLIRFRVLVEVKWLLKLSQVPEIPEVPSFSKDAETYLQGLIDGFSLDDAMEVKKIEKVTNHDVKAVEYFLKQRCQSHPEIGKVLEFFHFACTSEDINNLSHALMLKEALSMVMLPAMDEVISAISDMAMENAHIPMLSRTHGQPASPTTLGKEMAIFAFRLSWEKQDISKVKILGKFAGAVGNYNAHLAAYPDINWPQVAEEFVTSLGIDFNPYVPQIEPHDYMGKLFHSIIQFNNILVDFDRDIWGYISLGYFKQITKAGEIGSSTMPHKVNPIDFENSEGNLGVANAGLSHLSMKLPISRWQRDLTDSTVLRNMGVGLGHSLLAYRSTLMGIGKLQKCISDNTGIIASCGKFTVFSPDESILEGSHVNEASLSEELDHTWEVLAEPIQTVMRRYGVPEPYEKLKEVTRGRAVTQESMREFIKNLDIPGDAKMMLLNLTPQTYVGAAAELAKNIKTAINLVNGARFS, via the exons ATGGAAGTGGAGGCTAGTTTTAGGGTGGTATCTCGTATTCATTGCCAAGTGGCGCCGTATTGCAATCCAATCTGCAATTATCGAACCTTAAACCTCCATTTTCCCTACCATCACCGTCTTCCCCACCTCTCAAATGCTTCATTTTACACACTCAAAAACTGCTGCTGCAAAGCCGCTGCAAAAGAGAGCAGTACCAAAGCTGTAGAAAAA ggAAGGAAGATGTCTGCTGATGATTCACATGATTTAAAGCTCTCAAGCTTAACAGCTCTGTGTCCTCTTGATGGACGTTATTGGGCTAAGGTCAAGGAGCTAGCTTTTTTTATGAGTGAATATGGTTTAATTcgctttagggttttagttgaG GTGAAATGGTTGTTAAAACTTTCTCAAGTTCCTGAAATTCCTGAGGTTCCAAGCTTCTCTAAAGATGCTGAGACTTATCTGCAAGGCTTGATTGATGGATTTAGCTTGGATGATGCCATGGAagtcaagaaaattgagaaagtgaCTAACCACGATGTTAAGGCAGTGGAATACTTTTTGAAGCAAAGGTGCCAGTCACACCCAGAGATAGGAAAG GTGCTTGAGTTTTTCCACTTTGCCTGTACGTCTgaagacattaacaatctttctcATGCACTTATGCTGAAAGAAGCTCTTTCTATGGTGATGTTACCTGCTATGGATGAAGTGATTTCAGCCATAAGTGACATGGCTATGGAAAATGCTCACATTCCTATGCTTTCTCGCACCCATGGACAG CCAGCTTCACCTACAACCTTGGGAAAGGAAATGGCAATTTTCGCATTCAGGTTAAGTTGGGAAAAGCaggatatttcaaaagttaaaataCTTGGGAAGTTTGCTGGTGCTGTTGGCAACTATAATGCACATCTTGCGGCGTATCCTGATATCAATTGGCCGCAAGTTGCGGAGGAATTTGTGACATCTCTTGGAATTGATTTCAATCCCTATGTGCCTCAA ATTGAACCTCATGACTACATGGGCAAACTTTTTCATTCTATAATCCAGTTCAACAACATTCTAGTTGATTTTGATAGAGACATCTGGGGATATATCTCTTTAGGTTACTTCAAGCAG ATAACTAAAGCTGGTGAGATTGGGTCTTCTACAATGCCTCACAAGGTTAACccaattgattttgaaaatagcGAAGGAAATCTTGGAGTGGCTAATGCAGGGTTGTCCCATTTAAGCATGAAGTTACCTATTTCACGCTGGCAG AGGGACTTGACTGATTCTACTGTTCTGAGAAACATGGGTGTAGGCTTAGGACATTCTCTGCTAGCCTACAGGAGTACGTTAATGGGCATTGGGAAGCTTCAG AAATGCATTTCTGACAATACTGGAATAATAGCTTCTTGTGGCAAATTCACTGTCTTTTCCCCTGACGAATCCATTCTAGAAGGAAGCCAT GTCAATGAAGCTTCCCTGAGTGAAGAATTGGACCACACGTGGGAGGTGCTTGCAGAACCAATACAAACT GTCATGCGAAGATATGGTGTCCCAGAGCCTTATGAAAAACTAAAGGAGGTAACAAGAGGAAGAGCGGTGACCCAAGAGAGCATGAGAGAATTTATTAAGAACCTGGATATACCAGGAGATGCAAAGATGATGCTCTTGAATTTAACACCCCAAACTTATGTTGGAGCAGCGGCTGAATTGGCCAAAAACATAAAGACAGCCATAAATTTAGTGAATGGAGCTAGGTTCTCCTAA
- the LOC113690634 gene encoding uncharacterized protein isoform X2, translated as MEVEASFRVVSRIHCQVAPYCNPICNYRTLNLHFPYHHRLPHLSNASFYTLKNCCCKAAAKESSTKAVEKGRKMSADDSHDLKLSSLTALCPLDGRYWAKVKELAFFMSEYGLIRFRVLVEVKWLLKLSQVPEIPEVPSFSKDAETYLQGLIDGFSLDDAMEVKKIEKVTNHDVKAVEYFLKQRCQSHPEIGKVLEFFHFACTSEDINNLSHALMLKEALSMVMLPAMDEVISAISDMAMENAHIPMLSRTHGQPASPTTLGKEMAIFAFRLSWEKQDISKVKILGKFAGAVGNYNAHLAAYPDINWPQVAEEFVTSLGIDFNPYVPQIEPHDYMGKLFHSIIQFNNILVDFDRDIWGYISLGYFKQITKAGEIGSSTMPHKVNPIDFENSEGNLGVANAGLSHLSMKLPISRWQRDLTDSTVLRNMGVGLGHSLLAYRSTLMGIGKLQVNEASLSEELDHTWEVLAEPIQTVMRRYGVPEPYEKLKEVTRGRAVTQESMREFIKNLDIPGDAKMMLLNLTPQTYVGAAAELAKNIKTAINLVNGARFS; from the exons ATGGAAGTGGAGGCTAGTTTTAGGGTGGTATCTCGTATTCATTGCCAAGTGGCGCCGTATTGCAATCCAATCTGCAATTATCGAACCTTAAACCTCCATTTTCCCTACCATCACCGTCTTCCCCACCTCTCAAATGCTTCATTTTACACACTCAAAAACTGCTGCTGCAAAGCCGCTGCAAAAGAGAGCAGTACCAAAGCTGTAGAAAAA ggAAGGAAGATGTCTGCTGATGATTCACATGATTTAAAGCTCTCAAGCTTAACAGCTCTGTGTCCTCTTGATGGACGTTATTGGGCTAAGGTCAAGGAGCTAGCTTTTTTTATGAGTGAATATGGTTTAATTcgctttagggttttagttgaG GTGAAATGGTTGTTAAAACTTTCTCAAGTTCCTGAAATTCCTGAGGTTCCAAGCTTCTCTAAAGATGCTGAGACTTATCTGCAAGGCTTGATTGATGGATTTAGCTTGGATGATGCCATGGAagtcaagaaaattgagaaagtgaCTAACCACGATGTTAAGGCAGTGGAATACTTTTTGAAGCAAAGGTGCCAGTCACACCCAGAGATAGGAAAG GTGCTTGAGTTTTTCCACTTTGCCTGTACGTCTgaagacattaacaatctttctcATGCACTTATGCTGAAAGAAGCTCTTTCTATGGTGATGTTACCTGCTATGGATGAAGTGATTTCAGCCATAAGTGACATGGCTATGGAAAATGCTCACATTCCTATGCTTTCTCGCACCCATGGACAG CCAGCTTCACCTACAACCTTGGGAAAGGAAATGGCAATTTTCGCATTCAGGTTAAGTTGGGAAAAGCaggatatttcaaaagttaaaataCTTGGGAAGTTTGCTGGTGCTGTTGGCAACTATAATGCACATCTTGCGGCGTATCCTGATATCAATTGGCCGCAAGTTGCGGAGGAATTTGTGACATCTCTTGGAATTGATTTCAATCCCTATGTGCCTCAA ATTGAACCTCATGACTACATGGGCAAACTTTTTCATTCTATAATCCAGTTCAACAACATTCTAGTTGATTTTGATAGAGACATCTGGGGATATATCTCTTTAGGTTACTTCAAGCAG ATAACTAAAGCTGGTGAGATTGGGTCTTCTACAATGCCTCACAAGGTTAACccaattgattttgaaaatagcGAAGGAAATCTTGGAGTGGCTAATGCAGGGTTGTCCCATTTAAGCATGAAGTTACCTATTTCACGCTGGCAG AGGGACTTGACTGATTCTACTGTTCTGAGAAACATGGGTGTAGGCTTAGGACATTCTCTGCTAGCCTACAGGAGTACGTTAATGGGCATTGGGAAGCTTCAG GTCAATGAAGCTTCCCTGAGTGAAGAATTGGACCACACGTGGGAGGTGCTTGCAGAACCAATACAAACT GTCATGCGAAGATATGGTGTCCCAGAGCCTTATGAAAAACTAAAGGAGGTAACAAGAGGAAGAGCGGTGACCCAAGAGAGCATGAGAGAATTTATTAAGAACCTGGATATACCAGGAGATGCAAAGATGATGCTCTTGAATTTAACACCCCAAACTTATGTTGGAGCAGCGGCTGAATTGGCCAAAAACATAAAGACAGCCATAAATTTAGTGAATGGAGCTAGGTTCTCCTAA